In one window of Ruminococcus hominis DNA:
- a CDS encoding glycoside hydrolase family 3 N-terminal domain-containing protein has product MNLTEAQKAKVEDLLSQMTLEEKIGQMNLESPSIVGGFEVPFEELIEMMTDGRISQEEFQKILATSEQDFHEDDIRAGKVGAMMVNDPRKNNELQKIAVEESRLGIPLIVGFDVIHGFRSVYPIAIAEAGSFDENLFERTAKMAAKEARAYGINWTFAPMIDVARDSRWGRVSEGPGEDPYLGSCFARKKIQGLQNNQESVEDYVAACVKHYVAYGACESGRDYNTTSMSISQLHNVYLPTFKAAVEEGAATAMASFNDLNGVPCTVNEYTLRQVLKDGYGLDGFVVSDANGIKECVAHGIAEDEKDAGRQAVNAGLDMDMGTNIYSKNLEQLIKEGKVSMDTVDEAVRRILSVKVWLGLFENPYVPDEVIEQYEKALPEEHVATTLEAAKKSIVLLKNEKNILPLNRNLKISLVGTLAAEKAEVCGAWAMAFNQADCVSVLEGLQNSGADVKYYPCGGPEGAINEEEIEQACLEGDVIIAVVGETAGMSGEASSKADTTLPGEQRQLLEKLLEFRKPLVTVLMNGRPLALGWEAEHLPVIVEGWHLGIQAGNALASVLFGETNPSAKLSASFPSVTGQCPIYYNHPSTGRPGSKSKFTSRYLDAPFDALYPFGYGLSYTTYEYENLHVEEKAEELEVTVQVKNTGDREGIEIVQLYMQDVTASLVRPVKELKGFARVELKPGQEEIVVLHLAKQDMGFYNNQAEYVLEDGKFRIYAGGNSRDCLCEEVNVKF; this is encoded by the coding sequence ATGAACTTAACAGAAGCACAGAAAGCAAAAGTAGAAGATCTTTTAAGCCAGATGACATTAGAAGAGAAGATTGGTCAGATGAATCTGGAATCGCCATCAATAGTAGGCGGGTTTGAAGTTCCGTTTGAAGAGTTGATCGAGATGATGACAGACGGACGTATTTCTCAGGAGGAATTCCAGAAAATCCTCGCAACTTCAGAGCAGGATTTCCATGAAGATGATATCCGTGCCGGTAAAGTCGGAGCAATGATGGTAAATGACCCACGTAAAAATAATGAATTGCAGAAAATCGCAGTCGAAGAAAGCAGACTTGGAATTCCGCTGATTGTAGGATTCGATGTAATTCATGGGTTCCGCAGTGTGTATCCAATCGCAATTGCAGAGGCAGGATCTTTTGATGAGAATCTGTTCGAAAGAACAGCAAAGATGGCTGCAAAAGAGGCAAGAGCTTATGGAATAAACTGGACATTTGCACCGATGATCGATGTCGCAAGAGACTCTCGTTGGGGACGAGTTTCCGAGGGACCTGGAGAAGATCCGTATCTGGGGTCTTGCTTTGCGAGAAAGAAAATTCAGGGATTGCAGAATAATCAGGAGTCTGTAGAAGATTATGTGGCAGCCTGTGTAAAACATTATGTTGCATATGGTGCCTGCGAATCAGGAAGAGATTACAATACAACAAGTATGTCAATCTCTCAGCTTCATAATGTATATCTGCCGACATTTAAGGCAGCAGTAGAAGAGGGAGCTGCAACAGCAATGGCATCATTTAATGATTTGAATGGTGTTCCATGTACAGTCAATGAATATACACTTCGTCAGGTATTGAAAGATGGATATGGACTGGATGGATTTGTTGTCAGTGATGCAAATGGAATCAAAGAATGTGTGGCACATGGTATTGCTGAAGATGAAAAAGATGCCGGTCGTCAGGCTGTCAATGCCGGTCTGGATATGGATATGGGAACAAACATTTACTCCAAGAATCTGGAACAGCTGATCAAAGAAGGCAAAGTATCTATGGATACAGTAGATGAGGCTGTGCGTAGAATCTTATCAGTAAAAGTATGGCTTGGATTGTTTGAAAACCCATATGTTCCGGATGAAGTGATCGAGCAGTATGAAAAAGCATTGCCGGAAGAACATGTTGCAACAACATTAGAAGCAGCGAAGAAATCAATTGTATTATTAAAAAATGAAAAAAATATTTTGCCATTAAATAGAAATTTGAAAATTAGTCTGGTTGGAACTCTGGCAGCTGAAAAAGCAGAAGTTTGCGGTGCGTGGGCAATGGCATTTAATCAGGCAGACTGTGTATCAGTGTTAGAAGGACTGCAGAACAGTGGAGCAGATGTAAAATATTATCCATGTGGCGGACCGGAAGGTGCGATTAATGAAGAAGAAATTGAACAGGCTTGCCTGGAAGGAGATGTGATTATCGCAGTAGTTGGAGAGACTGCTGGTATGAGTGGAGAGGCATCTTCAAAAGCAGATACAACATTGCCGGGAGAACAGAGACAGTTGCTGGAAAAATTATTAGAATTCAGAAAACCACTTGTAACAGTATTGATGAATGGACGTCCGCTGGCACTTGGCTGGGAGGCAGAACATTTACCGGTTATCGTAGAAGGATGGCATCTTGGAATCCAGGCAGGAAATGCGTTGGCATCCGTACTTTTTGGAGAGACAAATCCGTCAGCAAAATTGTCAGCTTCGTTCCCGTCAGTAACAGGACAGTGCCCGATTTATTATAATCATCCAAGTACAGGAAGACCGGGAAGCAAGAGTAAGTTCACATCACGTTATCTGGATGCTCCGTTCGATGCTCTATATCCATTTGGCTATGGATTAAGTTATACAACATATGAATACGAGAATCTTCATGTGGAAGAAAAAGCAGAGGAACTGGAAGTAACAGTACAGGTGAAAAATACAGGAGACCGCGAAGGTATAGAAATCGTACAGTTGTACATGCAGGATGTAACAGCAAGTCTTGTGCGTCCGGTGAAAGAACTGAAAGGTTTTGCAAGAGTAGAGCTGAAACCTGGACAGGAAGAAATTGTTGTGTTACATTTGGCAAAACAGGATATGGGATTCTATAACAATCAGGCTGAATATGTATTAGAAGATGGAAAATTCAGAATCTATGCTGGTGGAAACTCAAGAGATTGTCTGTGTGAAGAAGTAAATGTTAAATTTTAA
- a CDS encoding alpha/beta hydrolase, with amino-acid sequence MKTIEVTLNEKRNVRLTAFIQDVGKEYRNITKRPGVLVIPGGGYMFCSDREAEPVALAYLNAGYDAFILRYTINEVGSWPDPLQDYEDAMEYIINHADEWNLMADKIAVAGFSAGGHLAGAAATIAKHKPAAAILGYAVLNEQVDEIATNAPRIVEEVNYDTCPCFLFAARTDNVVPIHNSIQMMDALDKAGVTFESHIYAYGPHGFSTGDESIQTRESAFCPRIPNWVKDSIGFLKDVMGDFYVGTAEDKVLTKPNCKAHITDDGAAWLSLDCTIGRIFGNPAAKEALADTIKVMKEKITPFRPDMTFEDMMTTLSKMKLLDLLQERSIDVDEEKLNEVLGKIPNI; translated from the coding sequence ATGAAAACAATAGAAGTTACTTTGAATGAAAAACGAAATGTCCGTTTAACAGCATTTATTCAGGATGTAGGAAAAGAATATCGAAATATTACCAAGAGACCAGGTGTACTGGTAATTCCAGGAGGCGGCTATATGTTCTGCTCAGACCGTGAAGCTGAACCGGTAGCGTTGGCGTACTTAAATGCAGGATATGATGCGTTTATTCTTAGATATACGATAAACGAGGTCGGAAGCTGGCCGGACCCATTACAGGATTATGAAGATGCAATGGAATATATCATCAATCATGCAGATGAATGGAATTTGATGGCAGATAAAATTGCAGTAGCCGGATTCTCAGCAGGAGGACATCTCGCAGGTGCAGCTGCAACGATTGCCAAGCATAAACCGGCAGCAGCAATTTTAGGTTATGCAGTATTAAATGAACAGGTTGATGAAATCGCGACCAATGCACCGAGAATTGTAGAAGAAGTAAACTATGATACTTGCCCATGCTTCCTTTTCGCAGCTCGTACAGACAATGTGGTTCCGATTCATAACAGTATTCAGATGATGGATGCACTGGATAAGGCAGGAGTAACATTTGAGAGTCATATTTATGCATATGGACCGCATGGTTTTTCAACAGGTGATGAATCCATCCAGACAAGAGAATCCGCATTTTGTCCAAGAATTCCAAATTGGGTAAAAGATAGTATTGGATTTTTAAAGGATGTGATGGGTGATTTTTATGTTGGAACAGCAGAAGATAAAGTACTTACAAAACCAAATTGTAAAGCACATATCACAGATGATGGTGCAGCATGGCTTTCTCTGGATTGTACGATTGGAAGAATTTTTGGAAACCCGGCAGCAAAAGAGGCACTTGCGGATACAATCAAAGTGATGAAAGAGAAAATAACTCCATTTAGACCGGATATGACATTTGAAGATATGATGACAACACTTAGTAAAATGAAATTGCTAGATTTGCTTCAGGAGCGTTCTATAGATGTGGACGAAGAGAAGTTGAATGAGGTGCTGGGAAAGATTCCGAATATCTGA